The following are encoded together in the Halopiger aswanensis genome:
- a CDS encoding hydroxysqualene dehydroxylase, whose product MTDVVVIGGGVGGLTAAQELATRGVDVTVLEANDRFGGKARSIPIDDGPAPLHGEHGFRFFPAFYRHVVDTMARIPDGNGTVADNLVETEATLIASTTGADRIADTGRPDSLRGWLEALRPAFADDLPPSDVRFLLERLLYFLTACEERRENEFDAVSWWEFIDAENRSPEFRDRLAYATQALVALRPQVGSARTIGAIYLQLLFGQLDPSRPTERILNAPTSEAWIDPWVRHLESLGVDCRSNAPVRELAVGGRGRRIEGVVLADGETVTAEEYVLAVPVEVATEFVTPELARAAPELGRIERLDTAWMNGIQFYLSEEVSLTRGHQVYADAPWALTSISQRQFWEDSAYELGARGPDEVDVEGVLSVIASDWDTPGIVHGKPARECTREEVATEIWAQLKAHLNGPDERLRDEMLVDWFLDPALEETEDGLVNRSPLLINTVGSLRNRPSADPDVENLTLASDYVRTNSDLASMESANEAGRRAAAAALERLGVRRPAPQVWELEEPAPFEPFKRQDRVRYRLGLPHPADVTHSLRRSISTLVG is encoded by the coding sequence ATGACAGACGTTGTCGTCATCGGGGGCGGGGTCGGCGGCCTCACAGCGGCCCAGGAACTCGCGACGCGGGGCGTCGACGTGACCGTCCTCGAGGCGAACGACCGCTTCGGCGGCAAGGCGCGATCGATACCGATCGACGACGGCCCGGCGCCCTTGCACGGCGAGCACGGCTTCCGGTTCTTCCCGGCGTTTTACCGCCACGTCGTCGACACCATGGCTCGCATTCCGGACGGCAACGGCACCGTCGCCGACAACCTCGTCGAAACCGAAGCGACGCTCATCGCGAGCACGACGGGTGCCGACCGGATCGCCGACACCGGCCGCCCCGACTCGCTGCGGGGCTGGCTCGAGGCGCTTCGCCCGGCCTTCGCGGACGATCTGCCGCCGTCGGACGTGCGCTTCCTGCTCGAGCGGCTGCTGTACTTCTTGACCGCCTGCGAGGAGCGGCGGGAAAACGAGTTCGACGCGGTCTCGTGGTGGGAGTTCATCGACGCCGAAAACCGCTCGCCGGAGTTCCGCGATCGGCTCGCCTACGCCACCCAGGCGCTGGTCGCGCTCCGGCCGCAGGTCGGCAGCGCCCGGACGATCGGCGCCATCTACCTCCAGTTGCTGTTCGGGCAACTCGATCCGAGTCGGCCGACCGAACGGATCCTGAACGCGCCGACCAGCGAGGCCTGGATCGATCCCTGGGTTCGCCACCTCGAGTCGCTCGGCGTCGACTGTCGTTCGAACGCGCCGGTCCGGGAACTCGCCGTCGGCGGTCGCGGGCGACGAATCGAGGGCGTCGTTCTGGCCGACGGCGAGACGGTGACGGCCGAGGAGTACGTCCTCGCCGTGCCGGTCGAGGTCGCGACCGAGTTCGTCACGCCCGAGCTCGCCCGCGCCGCGCCGGAGCTGGGTCGGATCGAGCGCCTCGACACCGCCTGGATGAACGGCATCCAGTTTTACCTCTCGGAGGAGGTTTCGCTGACCCGCGGCCATCAGGTCTACGCCGACGCGCCGTGGGCGCTGACGTCGATCTCCCAGCGCCAGTTCTGGGAGGACTCCGCGTACGAACTCGGGGCGCGCGGTCCCGACGAGGTCGACGTTGAGGGGGTGCTCTCGGTGATCGCCTCCGACTGGGACACGCCGGGGATCGTCCACGGAAAGCCGGCCCGAGAGTGCACCCGCGAGGAGGTCGCGACGGAGATCTGGGCCCAACTGAAGGCCCACCTGAACGGCCCTGACGAGCGGTTGCGCGACGAGATGCTGGTCGACTGGTTCCTCGATCCGGCCCTCGAGGAGACCGAAGACGGCCTCGTAAACCGGTCGCCGCTGTTGATCAACACCGTCGGCTCGTTGCGAAACCGGCCGTCGGCCGACCCCGACGTCGAGAACCTCACGCTCGCGAGCGACTACGTGCGGACGAACTCGGATCTGGCCTCGATGGAATCGGCGAACGAAGCCGGTCGCCGGGCGGCGGCTGCCGCGCTCGAACGGCTGGGCGTCCGCAGACCGGCGCCGCAGGTGTGGGAACTCGAGGAACCGGCACCGTTCGAGCCGTTCAAACGGCAGGATCGGGTTCGGTACCGGCTCGGACTGCCCCATCCCGCCGACGTAACGCACTCGCTGCGGCGGTCGATTTCGACGCTCGTCGGGTGA
- a CDS encoding fibrillarin-like rRNA/tRNA 2'-O-methyltransferase encodes MTDALPDGIERREFDGTERLATRGEPVYGEPTDGEWRTWNPDRSKLGAMLELGMDTGLEGGDDETVLYLGAASGTTVSHVADFAGPTYAVEFAARPVRDLLEAAESRPRLFPLLKDARKPETYAHVVESDVDAIVQDVATRGQARVALENRRFLAEDGRLLLAVKARSEDVTKDPGEVFGEVREELETGYEILESERLEQYHADHLGIVARPR; translated from the coding sequence ATGACTGACGCGCTCCCCGACGGCATCGAGCGCCGCGAGTTCGACGGCACCGAACGCCTCGCGACGCGGGGCGAACCGGTCTACGGCGAGCCCACGGACGGCGAGTGGCGCACCTGGAACCCCGACCGCTCCAAGCTCGGGGCGATGCTCGAGCTCGGCATGGACACCGGCCTCGAGGGCGGGGACGACGAGACCGTCCTCTATCTGGGCGCCGCCAGCGGCACGACGGTCAGCCACGTCGCGGACTTCGCGGGCCCGACCTACGCCGTCGAGTTCGCCGCGCGACCGGTCCGGGACTTGCTCGAGGCGGCCGAATCGCGCCCGCGGCTGTTCCCGCTGCTCAAGGACGCCCGCAAGCCCGAGACGTACGCCCACGTCGTCGAGTCGGACGTCGACGCGATCGTGCAGGACGTCGCCACGCGCGGGCAGGCCCGCGTCGCGCTCGAGAATCGACGATTCCTGGCCGAGGACGGCCGGCTCCTGCTCGCGGTGAAGGCCCGCAGCGAGGACGTGACGAAGGATCCCGGCGAGGTGTTCGGCGAGGTTCGCGAGGAACTCGAAACGGGCTACGAGATCCTCGAGTCCGAGCGGCTCGAGCAGTACCACGCGGACCACCTCGGGATCGTCGCACGGCCGCGCTGA
- a CDS encoding universal stress protein, with protein MARVLVPFDDSDPAREALEYAFDLFPNGEFVALTVADTSAVPFIPNAADDAPDEQLEDLLGEATDQLSAAEDFAAERGVDIETHTRIGSPAQEIVEFAETNDVDHVVMGSRGRSGVTRILLGSVAEVVVRHSSVPVTVVR; from the coding sequence ATGGCACGCGTTCTCGTCCCGTTCGACGACTCCGATCCCGCCCGCGAGGCGCTCGAGTACGCGTTCGATCTCTTTCCGAACGGCGAGTTCGTCGCCCTGACCGTCGCCGACACGTCCGCAGTGCCGTTCATCCCGAACGCGGCCGACGACGCACCCGACGAACAACTCGAGGACCTGCTCGGCGAGGCGACCGACCAGCTATCGGCAGCCGAGGACTTCGCAGCCGAACGGGGCGTCGACATCGAGACGCACACCCGGATCGGCTCGCCGGCTCAGGAGATCGTCGAGTTTGCCGAGACGAACGACGTCGACCACGTCGTGATGGGGAGTCGCGGCCGGTCGGGCGTCACCCGAATTCTACTCGGTAGCGTCGCCGAAGTCGTCGTCCGTCACTCCTCGGTGCCGGTAACCGTCGTCCGCTGA
- a CDS encoding universal stress protein has translation MTTPDDPTVAGELHTADVPRERVWERVRDVDRNWNPEREGVHSRVRDRDRGRDRFTSANGPSRVLVPFDDSGPAYDALEAAFDLFPDAAVTALTIVDDSTVVYAPAPSTEPRASTDGELLAGRPAELERAIEIADRCDERIRTAGRVGSATQGILEYVTREAVDHVVIGSHCRSGLARFLQGSVAETVVRHSPVPVTVIPASSLGGD, from the coding sequence ATGACGACACCAGACGACCCCACGGTAGCGGGCGAGTTACACACCGCTGACGTTCCTCGAGAGCGGGTGTGGGAACGAGTCCGCGACGTCGACCGGAACTGGAACCCGGAACGAGAGGGAGTGCACAGCCGAGTGCGAGACCGAGACCGAGGCCGAGACCGATTCACGAGCGCGAACGGCCCGTCCCGCGTCCTCGTCCCGTTCGACGACTCCGGCCCCGCGTACGATGCGCTCGAGGCGGCCTTCGACCTGTTTCCCGACGCCGCCGTAACCGCGCTGACGATCGTCGACGACTCGACGGTCGTCTACGCACCGGCACCATCGACCGAACCGCGCGCGAGCACGGACGGCGAACTCTTGGCCGGACGCCCGGCCGAACTCGAGCGCGCGATCGAGATCGCCGACCGCTGCGACGAACGGATCCGGACGGCGGGCCGCGTCGGGTCGGCGACGCAGGGCATTCTCGAGTACGTGACCCGCGAAGCCGTCGATCACGTCGTCATCGGGAGTCACTGTCGGTCCGGCCTCGCGAGATTCCTGCAGGGAAGCGTCGCCGAGACCGTCGTCCGTCACTCGCCGGTTCCGGTCACCGTGATCCCCGCGTCGTCGCTCGGGGGTGACTGA
- a CDS encoding amino acid permease — MAETDEELAKDLGLLSALAVGIGTMIGAGIFVLPGVAAQEAGPIVVLSFIVGGMIALVNAFTVSELGTAMPKAGGAYYYINRSLGPLFGSISGMGDWMGLAFASAFYCIGFGGYLADILEGVVLPIPGIGEITLIPTIVLGPLVLSDIQIGALLAGVAFVGVNYIGAKETGGVQTVIVTLLLGILTVFAIFGFFSFDWGTVMIDGSVAPLGYGQILPGTALVFVSFLGYAKIATIGEELKNPGRNLPIAIIGSVAIVMVIYAILVGLMVGIIPYDSISDETPMSHAAGIVFDGNLGAVGIASITIAALLATASSANASILASARINFAMGRDKIVTDWLNEIHPRFATPYRSIAVTGGMILLFIAVLGNDLEVLSKAASVLHLIVYALINAALIVFREADVPEYDPDFEVPFYPATPIAGFSLSLALIYFMDLKEVALSLLFVVIAVVWYGIYARNKTDREGVLSNYILSRSGTMPDAAVTAASAARPASDEYTVVVPVSNPRTESELLELASVLAKANDGVVQAVHIVEVPDQTPLEEGSEHIQRIDAESQQLMTQVRESTETLDVPVDVRTVVSHRSFEEVFNVARREKADTVVMGWGPGRPWSAGRAERPLDELAHDLPCDFLVLNDRGLEPDRVLVPTAGGPDSDLSAEVARHMRDQLGSEITLLHVVDDESERTAGETFLTEWAADHGLEDATIQIDASGDVEGAIATEATHHSLIVLGATERGLLSRLLRGSLAYDVVHDVDRSVILAERPTSRSLRERLFG, encoded by the coding sequence ATGGCTGAGACCGACGAGGAACTCGCGAAGGACCTCGGACTGCTGTCAGCACTCGCCGTTGGAATCGGGACGATGATCGGGGCGGGTATCTTCGTATTACCCGGCGTCGCGGCACAGGAGGCCGGTCCGATCGTCGTCCTCTCGTTTATCGTGGGCGGGATGATCGCCCTTGTCAACGCCTTCACGGTCAGCGAACTCGGGACGGCGATGCCCAAAGCCGGCGGCGCGTACTACTACATCAACCGCTCGCTCGGGCCGCTGTTCGGCTCGATCTCTGGCATGGGCGACTGGATGGGCTTGGCCTTCGCCAGCGCGTTCTACTGCATCGGTTTCGGCGGCTATCTGGCGGACATTCTCGAGGGCGTTGTCCTCCCGATCCCCGGAATTGGCGAGATCACGCTGATCCCGACGATCGTGCTCGGGCCACTCGTCCTCTCGGACATCCAGATCGGTGCCCTTCTCGCCGGCGTCGCGTTCGTCGGGGTCAACTACATCGGCGCGAAGGAGACCGGCGGCGTCCAGACGGTTATCGTGACGCTGCTGCTCGGTATCCTCACCGTCTTCGCGATCTTCGGCTTCTTCTCGTTCGACTGGGGGACCGTGATGATCGACGGGAGCGTCGCGCCGCTCGGCTACGGCCAGATTCTCCCGGGGACCGCGCTCGTGTTCGTCTCGTTCCTCGGCTACGCGAAGATCGCGACGATCGGGGAGGAACTGAAGAATCCGGGGCGAAACCTGCCGATCGCGATCATCGGCAGCGTCGCCATCGTCATGGTCATCTACGCGATCCTCGTGGGCCTGATGGTCGGGATCATCCCCTACGACTCCATCAGCGACGAGACGCCGATGTCCCACGCCGCGGGCATCGTCTTCGACGGCAACCTCGGCGCGGTCGGCATCGCCTCGATCACGATCGCGGCGCTGCTGGCGACCGCCTCGAGCGCAAACGCCTCGATTCTCGCGTCCGCACGGATCAACTTCGCTATGGGGCGGGACAAGATCGTCACCGACTGGCTCAACGAGATCCACCCTCGGTTCGCGACCCCGTACCGTTCGATCGCCGTCACCGGCGGCATGATCCTCCTATTTATCGCCGTTCTGGGGAACGATCTCGAGGTGCTCTCGAAGGCCGCGAGCGTGCTTCACCTGATCGTCTACGCGCTGATCAACGCGGCGCTGATCGTCTTCCGCGAGGCGGACGTGCCGGAGTACGATCCGGACTTCGAGGTGCCGTTTTACCCCGCCACGCCGATTGCCGGGTTCTCCCTCTCGCTGGCGCTCATCTACTTCATGGACCTGAAGGAGGTCGCACTGAGCCTGCTGTTCGTCGTTATCGCGGTGGTCTGGTACGGAATCTACGCCCGCAACAAGACCGACCGCGAGGGCGTACTGAGCAACTATATCCTCTCGCGATCGGGAACGATGCCCGACGCGGCGGTGACAGCCGCGAGCGCTGCACGCCCCGCCAGCGACGAGTACACCGTCGTCGTCCCGGTCTCGAACCCGCGGACCGAATCCGAACTGCTCGAGCTCGCGAGCGTGCTCGCGAAGGCCAACGACGGCGTCGTCCAAGCGGTTCACATCGTCGAAGTGCCGGACCAGACGCCGCTCGAGGAGGGCTCCGAGCACATCCAGCGCATCGACGCGGAATCGCAGCAGTTGATGACACAGGTCCGTGAGAGCACCGAGACGCTCGACGTGCCGGTCGACGTGCGGACGGTCGTCTCCCATCGCTCGTTCGAGGAAGTGTTCAACGTCGCGCGCCGCGAGAAGGCTGATACGGTCGTCATGGGCTGGGGGCCCGGTCGCCCCTGGTCCGCAGGCCGCGCGGAACGGCCGCTCGACGAACTCGCACACGACCTGCCCTGTGACTTTCTCGTGCTCAACGACCGCGGTCTCGAGCCCGACCGCGTGCTGGTGCCGACCGCTGGCGGGCCCGACTCCGATCTGAGCGCGGAGGTTGCGCGCCACATGCGCGACCAACTCGGCTCGGAGATCACGCTCCTGCACGTCGTCGACGACGAGAGCGAGCGAACCGCAGGTGAGACCTTCCTGACCGAATGGGCCGCCGACCACGGGCTCGAGGATGCGACGATCCAGATCGACGCGTCCGGCGACGTTGAGGGCGCAATCGCGACGGAAGCGACCCACCACTCGCTGATCGTCCTCGGCGCGACCGAGCGCGGACTGCTCTCGCGACTGCTTCGGGGCTCGCTCGCCTACGATGTCGTCCACGACGTCGACCGGTCCGTGATCCTCGCCGAACGGCCAACCTCGCGGTCGCTGCGGGAACGGCTGTTCGGCTGA
- a CDS encoding BNR repeat-containing protein, with protein sequence MVSNTELEERSRTEIADVWAGAAAEFDLYTRGDRQFVAFYDADRNLAVGQRELGTDDWTVARLPEDRKVKWDAHNDLTVAVDRDGYLHLSGNMHVHPLKYYRTREPLDVTTFERLDEMVGSEESQVTYPQFLRGPDDELVFKYRDGYSGGGDWRYNVYDEQSREWERLLEEPLTYGGDAMNAYPYGPVVGPDGDYHLCWVWRDHGGAQTNHDLCYARSPDLREWETSQGDPLELPIDINSGDLVDPVPPYGGMINNNTKIGFDTEGRVVVSYHKFDHEGNTQLYNARAEADGWEIYRTSDWDYRWAFGGGGTIPFEIEFGPVEREDGKLVQTYDHVEYGTGKWVLDEETLTPTDWYSPWHTYPDALREVRTAYPDMQVNWVDDGGDSPGETQYALRWETLEPNRDREREEAPPSTQLTVHEFESRE encoded by the coding sequence GTGGTCTCTAACACCGAACTCGAGGAGCGATCGCGGACCGAAATCGCGGACGTCTGGGCGGGGGCGGCGGCCGAGTTCGACCTATACACGCGGGGTGACCGGCAGTTCGTCGCGTTCTACGACGCCGATCGGAATCTGGCGGTCGGTCAGCGCGAACTCGGGACCGACGACTGGACGGTCGCCCGCCTGCCGGAGGATCGCAAGGTGAAGTGGGACGCCCACAACGACCTCACGGTAGCCGTCGATCGCGACGGCTACCTCCACCTGAGCGGGAATATGCACGTCCACCCGCTGAAATACTACCGGACGCGGGAGCCGCTGGACGTCACCACGTTCGAGCGGCTCGACGAGATGGTCGGCAGCGAGGAGTCACAGGTCACGTACCCGCAGTTTCTCCGCGGTCCCGACGACGAACTCGTCTTCAAGTACCGCGACGGCTACAGCGGCGGCGGCGACTGGCGCTACAACGTCTACGACGAACAGAGTCGAGAGTGGGAGCGCCTGCTCGAGGAGCCGCTAACCTACGGCGGCGACGCGATGAACGCCTACCCCTACGGACCGGTCGTCGGCCCCGACGGGGACTACCACCTGTGCTGGGTCTGGCGCGACCACGGCGGCGCGCAGACGAACCACGACCTCTGCTACGCGCGCAGTCCCGATCTGCGCGAGTGGGAAACCAGCCAGGGGGACCCGCTCGAGTTGCCGATCGACATCAATTCGGGCGACCTCGTCGATCCGGTGCCGCCCTACGGCGGGATGATCAACAACAACACGAAGATCGGTTTCGACACCGAGGGACGAGTCGTCGTCAGCTACCACAAGTTCGACCACGAGGGGAACACGCAGCTCTACAACGCCCGTGCAGAGGCCGACGGCTGGGAGATTTATCGGACCAGCGACTGGGACTACCGTTGGGCCTTCGGCGGCGGCGGCACCATCCCCTTCGAGATCGAGTTCGGCCCGGTCGAACGCGAGGACGGGAAGCTGGTCCAGACCTACGACCACGTCGAGTACGGCACCGGCAAGTGGGTGCTGGACGAGGAAACGCTGACGCCGACCGACTGGTACTCGCCGTGGCACACCTACCCCGACGCGCTGCGAGAGGTGCGGACGGCGTATCCCGACATGCAGGTCAACTGGGTCGACGACGGCGGCGACTCGCCCGGCGAGACGCAGTACGCACTCCGCTGGGAAACCCTCGAGCCGAATCGAGACCGGGAACGCGAGGAAGCGCCGCCGTCGACGCAGTTGACCGTCCACGAATTCGAATCGCGAGAATGA
- a CDS encoding NOP5/NOP56 family protein codes for MSDGTDPAAGSWFADVDSGDTDAAAEAIRDGRADEPNDWPTLAVQTGAAESTEAYYDRLKEATTAATRAAVAEREGADDRQLVHAVRAMDDCERTANELAERLAEWAGTVDPDAGTGVEYARELATREDPEPGEAAIVSLAERVAGLADEAEELREFVERQTPTVAPNLAALAGPVLAARLISLAGGLEELAKKPSGTIQVLGAEDALFAHLRGHAPSPKHGIIYVHDAVRGTHPENRGSAARALAGKLAIAARVDHYSGERKPELDAELEERIETIQSRTVDSNSSNDGGGSDD; via the coding sequence ATGAGCGACGGGACCGATCCAGCGGCAGGGAGCTGGTTTGCGGACGTTGATTCCGGAGATACCGACGCGGCCGCCGAGGCGATACGGGACGGCCGCGCCGACGAGCCGAACGACTGGCCGACGCTCGCCGTTCAAACTGGCGCCGCCGAGTCGACCGAGGCGTACTACGACCGCCTGAAGGAGGCGACGACCGCCGCAACCCGCGCCGCGGTCGCCGAACGCGAGGGGGCGGACGACCGCCAGCTCGTCCACGCGGTGCGCGCGATGGACGACTGCGAGCGGACGGCCAACGAGCTCGCCGAACGGCTCGCCGAGTGGGCCGGGACCGTCGACCCCGACGCGGGGACGGGCGTCGAGTACGCCCGCGAACTGGCGACCCGCGAGGATCCCGAACCCGGGGAAGCGGCGATCGTCTCGCTGGCCGAGCGCGTCGCCGGCCTCGCGGACGAGGCCGAGGAGCTGCGGGAGTTCGTCGAACGGCAGACCCCGACCGTCGCCCCCAACCTCGCGGCGCTGGCCGGCCCCGTGCTCGCGGCCCGGCTGATCTCGCTGGCCGGCGGCCTCGAGGAACTCGCGAAGAAACCCAGCGGCACGATTCAGGTGCTGGGCGCCGAAGACGCCCTGTTCGCCCACCTGCGCGGGCACGCGCCCTCGCCCAAGCACGGGATTATCTACGTTCACGACGCGGTCCGGGGCACCCACCCCGAGAACCGCGGCTCGGCGGCCCGCGCGCTGGCCGGCAAGCTCGCCATCGCCGCCCGCGTCGACCACTACTCGGGCGAGCGCAAGCCCGAACTCGACGCGGAACTCGAGGAGCGCATCGAGACGATTCAGTCGCGGACAGTCGACAGCAACAGCAGCAACGACGGAGGTGGCAGCGATGACTGA
- a CDS encoding glutamate--cysteine ligase — protein sequence MERGSPESFTRMGTLGIEEECFVVDERGRPTSGTDELVYEHDPPEILEDRLDHELFKSVIETQTPLIEDPDDARDALLEIRQALVDYAREHGYEIAAAGLHPLAKWRELEHAEKPRYRSQLDRIQYPQHRNTTAGVHVHVGVDDADKAVWIANELRWYVPIMLALSANSPYWNGFDTGLQSARAKIFEGLPNTGMPTYFEDFAAFDRFERRMLETESINDRGELWYDVRPHTAHGTVELRTPDGQADPDVVMAFVEYAHALVCALAEEYEDGAPGYGRDHRRELLDEHKWRAIRYGHEASLLDRDMEDTVDLGELVDRECERLGIDGIKRVYERESGAQKQRRLLEEAGPDALCESLLLQVD from the coding sequence ATGGAACGCGGGTCGCCGGAATCGTTTACGCGCATGGGCACGCTGGGGATCGAGGAGGAGTGTTTCGTCGTCGACGAGCGCGGCCGACCCACCAGCGGGACCGACGAACTCGTCTACGAACACGACCCCCCGGAGATCCTCGAGGACCGCCTCGATCACGAACTCTTTAAATCCGTCATCGAAACCCAAACCCCGCTGATCGAGGACCCAGACGACGCCCGCGACGCCTTGCTCGAGATTCGACAGGCGTTAGTCGACTACGCCCGCGAGCACGGCTACGAGATCGCCGCCGCCGGGCTCCACCCCCTGGCCAAGTGGCGCGAACTCGAGCACGCCGAGAAGCCCCGCTACCGCTCGCAGTTGGACCGCATCCAGTACCCCCAACACCGGAACACGACCGCCGGCGTCCACGTCCACGTCGGAGTCGACGACGCCGACAAGGCGGTCTGGATCGCCAACGAACTGCGGTGGTACGTGCCGATCATGCTCGCGCTCTCGGCGAACTCGCCGTACTGGAACGGGTTCGACACCGGCCTCCAGTCGGCCCGTGCGAAGATCTTCGAAGGACTGCCCAACACCGGGATGCCGACCTACTTCGAGGACTTCGCGGCCTTCGACCGGTTCGAGCGCCGGATGTTAGAGACCGAGTCGATCAACGATCGGGGTGAACTCTGGTACGACGTCCGCCCGCACACGGCCCACGGGACGGTCGAACTCCGGACGCCGGACGGCCAGGCCGACCCCGACGTCGTGATGGCGTTCGTCGAGTACGCCCACGCGCTCGTCTGCGCGCTGGCCGAGGAGTACGAGGACGGCGCGCCGGGCTACGGCCGGGATCACCGCCGGGAACTGCTGGACGAACACAAGTGGCGCGCGATCCGCTACGGCCACGAGGCCAGCCTGCTCGACCGCGACATGGAGGATACCGTCGATCTGGGCGAACTCGTCGATCGCGAGTGCGAGCGACTCGGCATCGACGGCATCAAGCGCGTCTACGAGCGCGAAAGCGGCGCGCAAAAACAGCGCCGACTCCTCGAGGAAGCGGGGCCGGACGCGCTCTGCGAGTCGCTCCTGCTGCAGGTCGACTAA
- a CDS encoding helix-turn-helix domain-containing protein — MTVIADISVPADAFPLGRVLEDIPGVEIELERIVPLQEAIIPLFWISGGEASTIDTTLRDHPETKAVDQLTSAEDATLFEVRWSPDINGLIGALVDTRAKILEATGTADEWEFRLRFSSHEELSTFNVALTENDIPVTLRHIYNPTLPEDEAALSAEQRDALLTAYRQGYFEVPRRTTLTELADTVEISDSALSQRLRRATNAVVEDALLRDDDPNE, encoded by the coding sequence ATGACCGTCATCGCCGACATCTCCGTTCCCGCGGACGCGTTCCCGCTCGGTCGCGTGCTGGAGGACATCCCGGGGGTCGAAATCGAACTCGAGCGTATCGTTCCCCTCCAGGAAGCCATTATTCCGCTGTTTTGGATTTCCGGCGGCGAGGCGAGCACGATCGATACGACGCTGCGCGACCATCCCGAGACGAAGGCGGTCGACCAGCTCACGTCCGCCGAGGACGCGACGCTGTTCGAAGTCCGCTGGAGTCCCGACATTAACGGCCTTATCGGCGCGCTCGTCGACACGCGCGCGAAAATTCTCGAGGCGACCGGGACCGCCGACGAGTGGGAGTTTCGACTGCGCTTTTCGTCCCACGAGGAGCTGTCCACGTTCAACGTCGCGCTCACGGAAAACGACATTCCCGTCACGTTGCGCCACATCTATAATCCCACTCTCCCGGAGGACGAGGCTGCGCTGTCGGCCGAGCAGCGCGACGCGCTACTGACGGCGTACCGACAGGGGTACTTCGAGGTACCCCGACGCACGACGCTCACCGAACTCGCCGACACCGTTGAGATCAGCGACAGCGCGCTCTCACAGCGTCTCCGACGGGCGACGAACGCGGTCGTCGAAGACGCCCTCCTCCGGGACGACGATCCGAACGAGTGA